Part of the Novosphingobium terrae genome is shown below.
GAGGACAGCATGGCATTGGCGCCGACCAGCAGGCTGACGACCAGCACCAGCATCATGAGGGTTCGGACGAAGCCGTTGAGATCCCCGCCCAGGACAAGCACACCGCCAGCAGCCACGATGCCGACAATCGCGAAGGCATAGGCAATCGGACCAGTTGCCGACTGGCGGATCTGCGTCAGGTAGGACTCATACGGCAGGCCGCCGCCCGAAGTCGATGCATAGGCACTATGGGGCCAGAGCATCGCAAGCAGAATGATGGCGGCCACCAGCGCCAGTTCAAGATATGCCGGGTTACGAACCTGGCTCAAACGCAGCGTATTCATAATATGACCTCACAGTGATCGAAATTGGTAGGCTCCGCCCGCAAAGCCCTGAACTTCGAGGATGGATTGAATGCGCCGGCCTTGCTCCGGCGTGCGGGCGATGTGGACAATCAGGTGAACCGCTTCTGCAATGAGGGGTTC
Proteins encoded:
- a CDS encoding TrbC/VirB2 family protein, encoding MNTLRLSQVRNPAYLELALVAAIILLAMLWPHSAYASTSGGGLPYESYLTQIRQSATGPIAYAFAIVGIVAAGGVLVLGGDLNGFVRTLMMLVLVVSLLVGANAMLSSISSGGAMISSVASVASHGQ